GGGGCAGAAAGAGGACTATGATTGGTTAGGGAATTTCcactaaaactaaaataaaatccaaTTGAATTGAAAGTTTGTTAACAATTTACCTTAAATAATGTATGACTGCAATATTCTTATATAACTTAATTATTatccaaaacaacaaaagggTTTACTCCAGCTGTTTGACTGTACTTTCACGTAGACGAGGAGGATCAGGATCATCTTGAAGttcattaattttgatttttttaatgtattttctTAATTTGGTTTTCCTCTTGATTTGTTCATGCTTCAGCGATTCCATACCCTCAACATTGGGTTTCTTGTACTGGGCATAAGGACGTTCCTTTATCTTAGCTATGGCATCCTCTAACTTAAGATTGGACAGGCCATGTTCCTCATAGAACATGCGATATTTATCACAGAATTTCGAGTGCCCCTTTTTGTACGATGTTGTCTTGGTCGAAGGATgctaatgaaaaaaaaaatgaatatagaTTATATGTATTTTCAATCTATTTGGTAAACTTACCCTGGCGTCTATGGCTCTGGCACAACCTCGATGAAAATTATGGAGATGCCTTAAAAACGATTCGTTCGGTTTCAGTTTCTCCTCCAGGCACAATTGCATGATTTCATTGATGTACGCAAAATTCCTTTGGGCACAACCCTGACGTAACATGGCACCCAATATGGGCATATTCATTCTAATGTCGGCAGCCTGCATCTCTTGCAGCAGTTCTCTGGCTTCCTCTTGAGTGCGACAACCCAAGGCAAGGACTCCATAGGTAATGATATCCGGTTTTAGGCCGGCTGTTCGAATCATTGTCAAAACCTCACGAGCACTTGCATAGTCAAAACGCATGGAACGTTTCTTAATCAGAATATTAAAAAAGTCAATATCCGCTTTTAGGCCAATTTTGCGAACAAATCCCAATAGTTGCTTTTCGGCAGCATTTGTGGGTGGTATCACCTCCAGCATAAGGGTGAAACATTCAATATCCGGTGTAATCTCAAGCTGTTTCATATGCTCAAGGAAACCAGTTAGTCCGCCAAGTAATAGGAATCTCTCGTGGGGTTTAATGACATCGGCAAGTGATACCAAACTACCCAAATGTGGTTGGGGCAGAAGCAAATTGGGTAATTCCAAGTGATTGTCATCGCTGGATGGGATCAACTCAATTTGTGAACCATTGGCCGAAAAGGGATTGAGAGCTGATTGGGACTTAATCGTTTGGTCAGCAGAAGATgagtttatttgttttacttcATCTTTAGCTGGAGAAGGACATATTGTGTTTAGAACATCACGCATATCATCTAAGCTACCAAATTTACAATCCCTCACACATCTTAGCATTGTGCCAAAGCTATAATAATCCGGCTTGATTCCACTCTGTAGCATCTTATGCCAAGTGATCAATGCATGACGAAATCCATGCTCCTCATCCCCCGCACAGGCTTGCAGAAGAAAATTGAATGTCTCCGCATTCATCAGCAATTTACGTTCGAGCATTTCATCGGCTATTTGATAGGCAGACGCAACATCTCCGCATCGGCCATAGGCCTTGATCATGGCATTGTAGTTCTTTACATTTGGCTCATAATCCTTCTCTAGCATACTCTCACGCAGTAGCTGAATCCGTTGCAGGCCATCCTTGGATGTGGGAGCATTTGCGCAGGCATTCAACAAGGACGTATATGTGCCGCCAGTTACCTTTAAACCGCGTTGACGCATCTTCGTGTACAGCTGAAAGGCTTTGCGGGTGTAGCCTTCCTTGGCGCATCCTGATATCAGTAGATTGTATATATAGTTCTCCGGCTTAACTCGATCCTCCTTCAACATGCGTTGCTCGACAACTGCAATTGCCTCATTCAGACGATGGGCATTTAAATGTTCTTTGATTAGGCGTGCATATTCTTTGGTACGCAATTTACGAAAATTTCTTGTTGGTCTGCTTAGAAACTCCTCTTCAGCTGCATCACCGGGATCAGCATACGTTTCACTTAGATCCTCCTCCTTTACATGGCCAAATAAATCAGCTTCGTTTGATTTTGTCTTTGGTGACTTTTTGACAGGTTTTATAacttgtggttgttgttgttcctccTCATCGATTATTGGTTGTTGTCGGTGAGACTCGTCGAATTTGTTAGCCTCACGTTTGGCCTGCATGCCGGCATCCTGGTCTGTTATACGCACGTGCAGCAGCCGGTGCGTTCCAGGATTACCTAAGCGAAAGTGATTTATGAAGCCGCTTTTTGGTGCAATAGGTAGACGGCGTCGGATATGTGAACCTAAGGTCAGGCTAAGCAAACGCAGAGCCATAATTTTCTTTGGCAATAgtcttttattttatgtaattCGAAATAAATGGGGGGGACCGAATATCTACAGTTAAAACGCGACCCAGTCCAAAATCAAAACAGCTGAGACCGCAGCGTTGCCACCTGACACAAATGCCGTTACTGCCAGTTGCGAATATAAACGTTTTGTTAATGTTcttgaatttattatttatgctTTCTTAACCGCTAAACAAATCTTTCTCAGAAAGAGTAATGGTATTAGTAGTAggatataaaaaacattttcgtCTTTGAGATCGAAATTATGAGCTACTTCTTGGCGGCTGAGGGTCCAGCTCCCGATTGGTTTTTCTTATTGGCATCCTTCTTTCCTTGATAGAATCCAGTGTAATATCCCGACATGTACCAGGCTGTCAGCATGGCCACAAAGTCCTGTTCTCCTTCGATAGTGTTCCCAGCTGGATTGATTATTGGCGGCACAAATGGCATGGGTGGCATAAATGGCATGGGTGGCATAACCAAACCGGGTATCTTAGTTGGCttctttgaaacatttttcgGACGTGCCTCTTCTTGATCCAGCTCAGCCTTCGCCTGGACGAACTGTTCACGACGAGTCTTCTTGCCCCAGGAAGGCAACAGATCGGTGAGCAGTACCTCCTGCTCATTTTCATAGCCGCAATAGCGCAGCACGCAAGTGCCAGTAAGGTCGTTAATAGATACTATGGAACCCTCGTAGTCCAGACCATCAGTGTAGGTAGCGCGAGCAAAGTCACCCACCTTGTATACCGTCTCAGGAGAAACCGAGTCATTAGTAGCCGATTCCGTCTTATTGTCAGCTACACCAGATGCAGCTTCTGCGGCTTCTTGTTTGTTAGTATAATCGGCCAAACGGCGAGCTAAAGCCTCGCGAGCAAGGTTCACCGATTCGTCGTAGGTCTTCATAAGCAAGGTGTCGTCCCATGCTAAAGTATTTGCCTCGTCAGACATCCTTAATTTCTTTAACAAATAGCTCAAATTATGAATGAAAATCGAAATGAAATGGTTATTGCTGGAAGCGTTGTCAGAAAGTTTGTGAACGAAAACTGGCAATATTGACAGCTCGCTCTAAGCGATATCGATATCAATGCGACTGAACCAGTTCCCGTTTGACTGACAACTCAAAGTTCCGTCTCTAGAGCAAAAACGAAACTCATTCTCATTTGTGAAGGAAAATAATTTggtaaattgttttaaatcattttcaaaagTAATGGCATCGGTGGAAACCCTGTACAAAGAACTGACCGTCGAGTGGTCCAAGCGTCCCGCCAACCTTGTAAAATGCGGCCAGCTGCTGGATCAACTGAAGGTGGCCCTTGTAAAATTGGCATTTCTACCAACAGACGGCGCAGATGCCCAGAACTCGAAGAAACAATTGCTGCTGGCCCGTAGTGTCCTGGAAATAGCCGTGGAGCATAGTGTCCTCAAAAAGGAACTGCAGGCCTTTGAACGCTATATGTCGCAACTTAAGTGCTATTATTATGACTATGCCAAGATAATTGGAGAATCTGATTGCAAATATAAGCTACTAGGCCTCAATCTTCTGTATTTGCTATCTGAGAATCGGGTATCTGATTTCCATACGGAACTGGAGCTGCTGTCGGTGGACATTATCCAGAACAATCAATTCATTCGTCCCATTTTGGCCTTGGAGCAGTATATCATGGAGGGCAGATACAATAAGATATTCCAAGCAAATTCCTCAATGCCAGCGGAAATATACAACTACTTCATGGATCTCCTAGTGGAAACGGTGCGTGACGAGATTGGGGCCTGCATTGAGATGTCGTATGAGAAAATCTCCGCCAAAGAGGCAGCCAAACGTTTAAATCTACGTTTGCCCGAAGAGATGAAGGCATTCGGTGAGAAGCGTCATTGGAAATTGGAAAGCAACGGCAACTACAGTTTCACAGATCGCAGCATTAAGCCTAAAGAATTGCTACCGTCTGAGGAACT
The DNA window shown above is from Drosophila willistoni isolate 14030-0811.24 chromosome XR unlocalized genomic scaffold, UCI_dwil_1.1 Seg41, whole genome shotgun sequence and carries:
- the LOC6643117 gene encoding survival motor neuron protein, whose protein sequence is MSDEANTLAWDDTLLMKTYDESVNLAREALARRLADYTNKQEAAEAASGVADNKTESATNDSVSPETVYKVGDFARATYTDGLDYEGSIVSINDLTGTCVLRYCGYENEQEVLLTDLLPSWGKKTRREQFVQAKAELDQEEARPKNVSKKPTKIPGLVMPPMPFMPPMPFVPPIINPAGNTIEGEQDFVAMLTAWYMSGYYTGFYQGKKDANKKNQSGAGPSAAKK
- the LOC6643116 gene encoding pentatricopeptide repeat-containing protein 1, mitochondrial; translated protein: MALRLLSLTLGSHIRRRLPIAPKSGFINHFRLGNPGTHRLLHVRITDQDAGMQAKREANKFDESHRQQPIIDEEEQQQPQVIKPVKKSPKTKSNEADLFGHVKEEDLSETYADPGDAAEEEFLSRPTRNFRKLRTKEYARLIKEHLNAHRLNEAIAVVEQRMLKEDRVKPENYIYNLLISGCAKEGYTRKAFQLYTKMRQRGLKVTGGTYTSLLNACANAPTSKDGLQRIQLLRESMLEKDYEPNVKNYNAMIKAYGRCGDVASAYQIADEMLERKLLMNAETFNFLLQACAGDEEHGFRHALITWHKMLQSGIKPDYYSFGTMLRCVRDCKFGSLDDMRDVLNTICPSPAKDEVKQINSSSADQTIKSQSALNPFSANGSQIELIPSSDDNHLELPNLLLPQPHLGSLVSLADVIKPHERFLLLGGLTGFLEHMKQLEITPDIECFTLMLEVIPPTNAAEKQLLGFVRKIGLKADIDFFNILIKKRSMRFDYASAREVLTMIRTAGLKPDIITYGVLALGCRTQEEARELLQEMQAADIRMNMPILGAMLRQGCAQRNFAYINEIMQLCLEEKLKPNESFLRHLHNFHRGCARAIDARHPSTKTTSYKKGHSKFCDKYRMFYEEHGLSNLKLEDAIAKIKERPYAQYKKPNVEGMESLKHEQIKRKTKLRKYIKKIKINELQDDPDPPRLRESTVKQLE
- the LOC6643097 gene encoding 26S proteasome non-ATPase regulatory subunit 8 — translated: MASVETLYKELTVEWSKRPANLVKCGQLLDQLKVALVKLAFLPTDGADAQNSKKQLLLARSVLEIAVEHSVLKKELQAFERYMSQLKCYYYDYAKIIGESDCKYKLLGLNLLYLLSENRVSDFHTELELLSVDIIQNNQFIRPILALEQYIMEGRYNKIFQANSSMPAEIYNYFMDLLVETVRDEIGACIEMSYEKISAKEAAKRLNLRLPEEMKAFGEKRHWKLESNGNYSFTDRSIKPKELLPSEELAEQVLSYARDLEMIV